One Nitrosomonas sp. PY1 DNA window includes the following coding sequences:
- a CDS encoding glycosyltransferase, which produces MKLLYIVEDRFPPFRADVVDLFAKQMPARGHQIEWLMQRGSDATNQASPTQWLGNTVYLTPHSRGKKLIHRIINNFLGMLGDLMILPLAILGRYDVIQVRDKFFASLIAWLAARLTGARFVYWMSYPFAESKLYQAKNRLVPYRHLVWLKGHLIRNLLYKIILPSADHIFVQSQRMKEDVAKQGIRLSKMTPVPMGIRIDQVGQAYDAIAPNTRAPLLLHLGLIMKMRKSEILVRVLHRVKSRYPGARLLYVGDGQMPSDSQAVEEEAIRLGLISDVTITGFLPMDEAWKLVKQADICFSPIYPSPVFLPASPTKLIEYMAMGKCIVANELPEQCQVMEDSGVGHCVEWDEKAFADAAFYFLEDPERAKNMAAKGPDWVRKNRTYDVIADLVESEYEKILGKAICPT; this is translated from the coding sequence ATGAAGCTGTTGTATATTGTAGAAGATCGCTTTCCGCCCTTTCGTGCCGATGTGGTCGATTTATTTGCTAAACAAATGCCTGCTCGCGGACATCAGATTGAATGGTTGATGCAGCGGGGTTCAGATGCGACGAACCAAGCTTCTCCCACTCAATGGTTGGGAAATACCGTGTATCTTACGCCACATAGTAGAGGCAAGAAACTGATTCATAGGATCATCAACAATTTTCTCGGTATGCTGGGTGACTTGATGATTCTACCTTTAGCAATCCTAGGGCGTTACGATGTTATTCAAGTACGTGATAAGTTTTTTGCTAGCTTAATTGCTTGGCTTGCGGCACGACTAACCGGTGCACGTTTTGTGTATTGGATGTCCTATCCTTTTGCCGAATCAAAATTGTATCAAGCAAAGAATCGACTGGTACCCTATCGTCATCTGGTTTGGCTAAAAGGTCATTTGATTCGTAATTTACTCTATAAAATCATTTTGCCAAGCGCGGACCATATCTTTGTTCAAAGCCAGCGTATGAAAGAAGATGTTGCAAAGCAAGGTATTCGTTTGTCCAAGATGACTCCGGTGCCTATGGGTATCCGTATCGATCAGGTGGGGCAAGCTTATGATGCTATCGCACCGAATACGCGAGCTCCATTGCTCCTTCATCTTGGATTGATTATGAAGATGCGTAAATCGGAAATCTTGGTTCGTGTATTGCATAGGGTAAAATCACGCTACCCTGGGGCGCGTTTGTTGTATGTCGGTGATGGACAAATGCCAAGTGACTCACAGGCTGTAGAGGAAGAAGCAATTCGACTGGGATTGATATCGGATGTCACGATCACTGGATTTCTACCGATGGATGAAGCTTGGAAATTGGTTAAGCAAGCCGATATTTGTTTTTCTCCTATCTATCCTTCTCCAGTTTTTCTTCCCGCATCACCTACTAAATTGATCGAATACATGGCAATGGGTAAATGCATTGTCGCCAATGAGCTGCCGGAGCAATGCCAAGTTATGGAGGATAGCGGCGTAGGCCATTGTGTCGAGTGGGATGAAAAAGCTTTTGCTGATGCAGCATTTTATTTTCTAGAGGATCCAGAACGAGCAAAGAATATGGCAGCAAAAGGCCCCGATTGGGTTAGGAAGAACAGGACTTACGATGTTATCGCTGACCTGGTCGAATCGGAATATGAAAAAATATTAGGAAAAGCCATTTGTCCCACCTAA
- a CDS encoding FGGY family carbohydrate kinase, producing the protein MMRNPDISAIALDLGTTSIKATLMDTDGNLCHVIRQDAPAISHHNGYYESDGLAYLATAEQVLKQCLNHTHQKPPLGLCSQRSSFLIWEKSSGDPVIPLISWQDTRGRECCNRLYASTELIQRLAGLRLTPYYFAPKLNILLRENPSWRDKLIQKQWLVGTLDTFLIWRWTRGQHYWVDASMAARTLLMDIHQQQWSRSLCELFEIPLEILPDIRSSTGLNVMLESFGLTLMASVADQSAAYLASVDANLADASTRALVNLGTGGFVIRTFPQESSVSNGYLHTLVYQPVGKLPCFAIEGTLNSIAAVLAPYSIEDCVIEEMADNDIFCLAEPSGLGAPYFRQDYGLYFSQSISLLTQQQIVVLLLEAICFRIARIIEDFHSQLPLAVIYLSGGLSALPCLQYGIGQCVPLPIYCLQQKEASLQGTALLATNDKVHCFQEASRISIIQKSDKLNKKFLAWKEWLDGLLLEETKK; encoded by the coding sequence ATGATGCGTAACCCTGATATTTCAGCAATTGCGCTTGATTTAGGTACGACTTCTATTAAAGCCACCTTGATGGATACTGATGGAAATTTGTGTCATGTTATCCGGCAGGACGCGCCTGCTATTAGCCATCATAATGGGTATTATGAGAGCGATGGATTGGCTTATTTAGCGACTGCCGAACAAGTTCTAAAGCAGTGTCTTAACCATACTCATCAAAAGCCACCATTAGGTTTATGTAGTCAACGTTCTTCTTTTCTGATCTGGGAAAAAAGTAGTGGCGATCCTGTCATTCCTTTGATTTCATGGCAAGATACTCGTGGCCGTGAATGTTGTAATCGCCTGTATGCATCGACCGAGTTGATTCAACGTTTGGCTGGACTACGGTTAACGCCGTACTATTTTGCTCCTAAGCTTAATATTTTATTAAGAGAAAATCCGTCATGGCGTGATAAGCTGATACAAAAGCAATGGTTGGTTGGTACGCTTGATACTTTTCTTATTTGGCGTTGGACTCGCGGGCAACATTATTGGGTTGATGCTTCTATGGCTGCACGTACTTTGTTGATGGATATTCATCAACAGCAATGGTCGCGGAGTCTGTGTGAATTATTTGAAATTCCTTTAGAAATTCTACCAGACATTCGATCTTCTACCGGGCTTAATGTCATGCTTGAGTCATTTGGCTTGACGCTTATGGCAAGTGTGGCAGATCAATCCGCAGCTTATCTGGCCAGCGTCGACGCGAACTTAGCTGATGCATCGACCCGAGCTTTAGTCAATCTTGGTACTGGCGGCTTTGTGATCCGAACCTTTCCGCAAGAATCATCGGTATCGAATGGCTATCTACATACGCTGGTTTATCAGCCAGTTGGTAAACTGCCCTGTTTCGCGATCGAGGGTACACTGAATTCAATTGCCGCCGTATTGGCGCCTTATTCGATTGAAGATTGTGTAATCGAAGAGATGGCAGATAATGATATTTTTTGTCTTGCGGAGCCAAGCGGACTAGGTGCACCATATTTTCGTCAAGACTATGGTTTGTATTTTTCGCAATCGATTTCGTTATTGACGCAACAACAAATTGTTGTGTTGTTACTTGAGGCTATTTGTTTTCGGATTGCACGTATCATTGAGGACTTTCATAGTCAATTACCGCTAGCGGTAATTTATTTATCAGGAGGGTTATCAGCACTACCTTGCTTGCAGTACGGCATTGGTCAATGTGTGCCGCTACCTATTTATTGTTTGCAGCAGAAAGAAGCGAGTTTGCAAGGTACTGCCTTACTTGCAACTAATGATAAAGTTCACTGTTTTCAGGAAGCCAGTCGAATTTCTATAATTCAAAAAAGCGATAAGCTGAATAAAAAATTTCTTGCCTGGAAAGAATGGTTAGATGGTCTATTGCTCGAAGAAACTAAAAAATAA
- a CDS encoding glycerol-3-phosphate dehydrogenase/oxidase has product MKRDFAALSGQSFDLLVCGGGIYGAWTAYDAALRGLKVAIIEQNDWASATSSASSKLIHGGLRYLENYDFKLVSKSLKERELLLQIAPHRVWPLQFGIPLYAYQRHHYLNRFKLKIGLMLYDWLAGKTRSKTHHRYLDAESLMAYFPYLHENELKGSFIYSDAQTDDARLVLELIAGALDAGACCVNYCQFIQFLARRENLNAALIEDQVTTKQQTIYFKQIVFTTGQWLVNDQYSQQLCLLAKGIHLIMPAIPGDKALLLTARSDGRVFFLIPWYGMTLLGTTDTEFQGDVANVKVEPSDIRYLLDAVNNYLQVPWNEQDIVGHFVGVRVFKREGQSDLQGSPSSASRDWELKSQTDDIHYSIGGKITSARQDSTTIVDKVCTQLGKFRPCATRKLFPWAPSNAFPVWWEQMQVHASTLGIDDESIRWLLRRHGTQASEILHRIEMQPQLAQRIIRSLPFIYADLLHCAESEMVIHLDDLLRRRMPLLILAKLRKEQLRHIAQHVAETLNWDVVRVTQEVNRCSNDA; this is encoded by the coding sequence ATGAAAAGAGATTTCGCCGCACTTTCTGGTCAATCTTTCGATTTGTTGGTATGTGGTGGCGGGATCTATGGTGCGTGGACTGCTTATGATGCAGCGCTGCGCGGACTCAAAGTCGCAATTATTGAACAAAATGACTGGGCCAGCGCTACTTCATCGGCATCCAGTAAACTGATTCATGGTGGTTTGCGCTATTTAGAAAACTATGATTTCAAGCTCGTCAGCAAATCACTCAAAGAACGTGAGTTGTTGTTACAAATCGCGCCTCATCGTGTCTGGCCATTGCAATTTGGCATACCGTTATATGCATACCAGCGCCATCATTACTTGAATCGATTTAAGTTGAAAATCGGTTTGATGTTGTACGACTGGTTGGCTGGAAAAACGCGTTCAAAGACACACCACCGGTACTTGGATGCAGAGTCATTGATGGCGTATTTTCCTTATCTTCATGAGAACGAGCTTAAAGGAAGTTTCATTTATTCCGATGCGCAAACTGATGATGCTCGTCTAGTTTTAGAGCTTATCGCTGGCGCTCTCGATGCCGGTGCGTGCTGTGTCAATTACTGTCAATTTATTCAATTCCTTGCAAGGAGAGAGAATCTCAATGCTGCATTGATTGAAGATCAAGTGACCACGAAACAACAAACAATTTATTTTAAGCAAATTGTTTTTACTACTGGGCAATGGCTCGTTAATGATCAATACAGTCAACAATTGTGCTTACTCGCAAAAGGCATCCATTTAATCATGCCGGCTATTCCGGGCGATAAAGCATTGCTTTTGACGGCACGGTCGGATGGGCGGGTGTTTTTCCTGATTCCGTGGTATGGTATGACTTTACTGGGCACCACTGACACTGAGTTCCAGGGTGATGTTGCCAATGTAAAGGTTGAACCGAGCGATATCCGTTATCTACTTGATGCAGTAAATAATTATTTGCAGGTTCCTTGGAATGAGCAGGACATTGTCGGTCATTTCGTAGGTGTTCGTGTTTTTAAACGAGAAGGTCAATCGGATTTACAGGGTTCTCCCTCTTCTGCTAGTCGCGATTGGGAATTAAAATCCCAAACTGATGATATTCATTATTCTATCGGGGGCAAGATTACCTCTGCTAGGCAAGATTCCACTACTATTGTTGATAAAGTTTGTACCCAACTTGGAAAGTTTCGGCCCTGTGCAACGCGGAAGTTGTTTCCGTGGGCGCCGAGCAATGCCTTTCCAGTTTGGTGGGAGCAGATGCAAGTCCATGCTTCAACGCTGGGAATTGATGATGAAAGCATACGCTGGCTTTTACGGCGACATGGCACGCAAGCGAGTGAAATTTTGCATCGTATTGAGATGCAGCCACAACTTGCACAACGCATTATTCGATCGCTTCCTTTTATTTATGCGGATTTGCTCCATTGTGCTGAATCCGAAATGGTAATCCATTTGGATGATTTGTTACGCCGTCGCATGCCTTTGTTGATTCTTGCCAAACTCCGCAAAGAACAACTGCGGCACATTGCACAACATGTAGCCGAAACTTTGAATTGGGATGTTGTCAGAGTGACACAAGAAGTTAATCGTTGTAGTAATGATGCGTAA
- a CDS encoding glycerophosphodiester phosphodiesterase, with amino-acid sequence MNKVLVYAHRGANSEALENTRGAFDKALTYSIDGIETDVQLTRDEIAVLWHDRYLDKIGLNDKHIDDFDYLQLKELMSRALPDENQNPMALEDFLTAYRTRCRLLVEIKNRDWESRSRHQLKMYQTLDMIGKNPDHRIIVSSFNLASLVDAHDYRPDFPLIYNVDDDQSITDVHTINADHPFLHGFCLPIDIIEQEIVDLLRNHHKCIGVYTCNSEIQINKALQLGVDILISDFPQKALVIRDQ; translated from the coding sequence ATGAATAAGGTTTTGGTTTATGCACACCGTGGCGCAAATTCCGAAGCATTGGAAAATACTCGAGGCGCTTTTGATAAAGCGCTGACCTATTCGATTGATGGGATTGAAACGGATGTTCAGTTAACCCGAGACGAAATCGCGGTGCTATGGCATGATCGTTATCTCGATAAAATTGGACTTAACGATAAACATATCGATGATTTTGATTATCTCCAACTGAAGGAACTGATGTCACGCGCACTTCCTGATGAAAACCAAAATCCAATGGCATTGGAAGATTTCTTGACCGCTTACCGAACACGCTGTCGATTATTGGTTGAAATTAAGAATCGTGATTGGGAATCTCGCTCTCGCCATCAACTAAAAATGTATCAGACACTGGATATGATTGGAAAAAATCCAGATCATCGGATTATCGTGTCGTCATTTAATTTAGCAAGTCTTGTTGATGCACACGATTATCGGCCTGATTTTCCACTGATTTATAATGTTGATGATGATCAATCGATTACCGATGTGCATACAATTAACGCGGATCATCCTTTTTTGCATGGATTTTGTTTGCCAATTGATATCATTGAACAGGAAATTGTTGATTTGTTACGCAATCATCACAAATGTATCGGTGTTTATACCTGTAATAGTGAGATACAAATTAATAAGGCATTGCAATTGGGGGTAGATATTCTCATCAGTGATTTTCCGCAGAAAGCACTTGTCATTCGCGACCAATGA
- a CDS encoding ankyrin repeat domain-containing protein produces the protein MNFTKKLTHFMPALAIAVFTFLFAVNVSAEGNDEELLKAVFSGDTKIVKELIDEGANINFQNEKKFSALMIAAQYGRSDIVTMLLEKNADVNLKNAGDTTALMLAAKNGYMEIVKALLAKGAEINAQTTEGITALMLAIQKDHESIADALIAKGADIHLQTKDQITALTIAALEGRSAIVEKLLAKGAQVDHRAVDNTTALYMAARNGHKDIVDILLAKNAAFDLLAINDTTPLYIAAQNNHVEIVRTLLTKGAKVDQPDKNNATALTIAALIGNTEMVRMLIKHGAKVDHKASNGFTPLILAAQNGHTSVIEVLLESGAKIDLQNDDGVTALMWAGLHDHADAVKVLLQKGANTSLKSKKGKTAAEIAKDPAIVELLKSKSK, from the coding sequence ATGAATTTTACAAAGAAACTGACTCATTTCATGCCTGCTCTTGCCATTGCGGTATTTACTTTTTTGTTCGCGGTCAATGTTTCGGCAGAAGGCAATGATGAGGAATTACTCAAGGCGGTTTTTTCGGGTGATACAAAAATCGTCAAAGAATTAATAGATGAGGGTGCCAATATCAATTTTCAAAACGAGAAAAAATTTAGTGCATTGATGATTGCTGCGCAATATGGCCGTAGCGACATTGTGACGATGTTGCTGGAAAAGAATGCTGATGTGAATTTGAAGAATGCCGGAGATACTACGGCATTGATGCTCGCAGCTAAGAATGGGTATATGGAGATTGTTAAAGCTTTATTAGCCAAAGGTGCGGAAATCAACGCACAAACTACCGAAGGCATCACTGCATTGATGTTGGCCATTCAAAAAGACCACGAAAGTATAGCGGATGCTCTAATTGCTAAAGGAGCCGATATTCACTTGCAAACCAAAGATCAGATTACGGCACTCACTATTGCTGCGCTGGAAGGGCGAAGCGCTATTGTTGAAAAGCTTCTAGCCAAAGGCGCTCAAGTTGATCATCGTGCTGTAGATAATACTACTGCGTTGTATATGGCGGCGAGAAATGGGCATAAAGATATTGTCGATATACTATTGGCCAAAAATGCAGCGTTTGATTTACTTGCTATTAATGACACTACACCTCTGTACATTGCCGCACAAAATAATCATGTTGAAATCGTTCGCACTTTGTTGACAAAAGGTGCGAAAGTTGATCAGCCGGATAAGAATAATGCAACCGCATTGACGATTGCGGCATTGATCGGCAATACCGAGATGGTTAGAATGCTCATTAAGCATGGCGCAAAAGTCGATCACAAAGCATCCAATGGATTTACGCCGTTGATACTGGCGGCACAAAACGGACACACTAGCGTCATTGAAGTATTACTTGAAAGTGGCGCAAAAATTGATCTGCAAAATGATGACGGTGTAACGGCTTTAATGTGGGCAGGATTGCACGACCATGCGGATGCAGTAAAAGTTCTGCTGCAGAAAGGAGCAAATACCAGCCTCAAAAGTAAGAAAGGTAAAACTGCTGCTGAGATCGCCAAAGATCCCGCTATTGTTGAGTTGTTAAAGTCGAAATCTAAGTAG
- the pgeF gene encoding peptidoglycan editing factor PgeF has translation MTNDWIVPNWPAPDHVKALFTTRQGGFSSGNNQQYASLNLATHVNDNLPHVEQNRAQLRRFLPSEPKWLEQVHGISSIWVDEKTTSIIPADAAMTKQRGIVCAVMVADCLPILLCNRTGTVVAVIHAGWRGLAGGIIEKTVTEMAVNPDDLIAWLGPAIGPDHFEVGTEVYDAFVQQDKQAVQAFVLTDDVRKKWLADIFLLARQRLLRAGIMQVDGGGVCTYCDSARFFSYRRDSETGRMAALIWLK, from the coding sequence ATGACAAACGACTGGATTGTTCCCAATTGGCCGGCACCAGACCATGTCAAAGCATTATTCACCACGCGCCAAGGCGGTTTCAGCAGCGGCAATAATCAGCAATATGCGTCGCTCAATTTAGCAACGCACGTAAACGACAACTTACCGCATGTTGAACAAAACCGTGCTCAGTTACGGCGCTTTTTACCGAGCGAACCAAAGTGGTTAGAACAAGTGCATGGCATATCTTCGATTTGGGTCGATGAAAAAACTACGTCAATAATACCAGCGGATGCTGCGATGACAAAACAACGCGGTATTGTCTGTGCGGTCATGGTGGCAGATTGCTTGCCAATTCTGTTGTGTAACCGAACTGGCACTGTAGTAGCGGTAATTCATGCTGGTTGGCGGGGGCTCGCTGGAGGAATTATTGAAAAAACGGTAACCGAAATGGCAGTAAATCCTGATGATTTAATAGCGTGGCTTGGTCCCGCGATTGGACCGGATCACTTTGAAGTGGGTACTGAAGTTTATGACGCATTTGTTCAGCAAGACAAACAGGCTGTACAAGCTTTTGTACTAACCGATGATGTTAGAAAGAAATGGTTGGCTGATATTTTTTTGTTAGCACGACAACGCTTATTACGTGCTGGTATCATGCAGGTTGACGGTGGAGGGGTTTGCACATATTGTGACTCTGCACGATTTTTTTCTTATCGCCGTGATAGTGAAACAGGACGCATGGCAGCGTTAATTTGGTTGAAGTAG
- a CDS encoding ZIP family metal transporter, with translation MSTLAWIITVSLLGGVLSLLFAAILAFNARISWLSILVSYAIGALLGAAFLNTLPEAFEHAENPMQVTMMVLIGILVFFILEKLVLWRHCHLEDCEVHDLPREHSSAAHHNDHDHGRSGMMVIVGDTFHNFVDGILIAAAFMVDVQLGIVTSIAIIAHEIPQEAGDFIILLNSGYTRRQAFLLNLFSTFATVVGGTLAYFMLHHMNHLVQPLLAFASASMIYVAMSDLIPGLHRRPEIRATIQQVILILLGIASIWLMGNFFPHD, from the coding sequence ATGTCGACACTAGCCTGGATTATCACTGTCAGCTTATTAGGCGGCGTGTTGAGTTTGTTGTTCGCAGCCATACTAGCGTTTAACGCACGAATATCCTGGCTATCTATTTTAGTATCCTATGCCATCGGTGCTTTACTAGGTGCCGCATTCCTTAACACACTGCCCGAAGCATTTGAGCATGCGGAAAATCCGATGCAAGTAACAATGATGGTGTTGATCGGCATTCTGGTTTTTTTTATCTTGGAAAAATTAGTATTGTGGCGTCATTGCCATCTTGAAGATTGCGAGGTGCACGATTTACCGCGCGAGCACTCATCTGCGGCACATCATAATGATCACGATCACGGACGTAGTGGCATGATGGTGATTGTTGGAGATACCTTTCATAATTTTGTCGATGGCATTCTGATTGCAGCAGCTTTTATGGTCGATGTACAACTTGGAATCGTAACTTCAATCGCCATAATCGCGCATGAGATTCCGCAAGAAGCCGGAGATTTCATTATTTTGCTGAATTCAGGCTACACTCGTCGTCAGGCTTTTCTATTAAACTTATTTTCAACATTCGCCACAGTTGTGGGAGGAACGCTCGCCTATTTTATGCTACACCATATGAATCACTTGGTGCAGCCACTACTGGCTTTTGCTTCCGCCAGTATGATTTATGTTGCGATGTCCGATTTGATCCCGGGATTGCATCGGCGACCAGAAATTCGCGCAACCATACAGCAAGTCATCTTGATTTTATTAGGAATTGCCTCGATTTGGTTAATGGGAAACTTTTTTCCTCACGATTGA
- a CDS encoding DUF4019 domain-containing protein → MSSHVYAEEANNILEQVEGSARTWLTLIDNEKYADGWQQASPLLQKKTPQQEWIKTVIELRKSRGTLTARYIATANSAKSLSDFPDGDYVVLQFYSTFSEKGLALEIITLAKSNNTSDSEDWKIVEYSMR, encoded by the coding sequence ATGTCGTCACATGTCTATGCAGAAGAAGCCAATAACATACTGGAACAAGTTGAAGGAAGCGCACGCACCTGGCTAACGTTGATCGATAACGAAAAGTATGCGGACGGTTGGCAGCAAGCATCACCTTTATTGCAGAAAAAAACTCCGCAACAAGAGTGGATCAAAACAGTGATTGAGCTGCGCAAATCACGCGGAACTCTTACTGCGCGCTATATTGCCACGGCAAATTCTGCAAAATCGCTTTCCGATTTTCCAGACGGAGACTATGTTGTATTGCAGTTTTATAGTACTTTTTCAGAGAAGGGGCTTGCTCTTGAAATCATTACATTAGCCAAGTCAAATAACACAAGCGATAGCGAAGACTGGAAAATCGTAGAATATTCGATGCGTTAA